The Planctomycetaceae bacterium genome includes the window ACTCACGCTCCCCGCCACAAGGCCGCCGCGATGGGCTTGCTGCCCTGGCGGTCCGCAGCCGAGTGCATCGAGTGGTCGCGGCCGTGCCCGTCGATCTTCGAGCGAAAGCGTCCGCTGGCCGATGCGACCATGCGGCGGATCGCGCGAGGGATTTACAAGTACGTGATCGCCGCCGATGAGCCGTTCATCGTCACGTGCAACCATGCCGGCGATAGCGGCGGCCTGCGTTCGGCTGCCGAGCCGATGCGGACGGTGACGGGAGCACGCGACGCCAACGGCGTGGTCAGTCCCACTCTGGTCCATTGTGCCCACGGCGAGGAATCAGCCTCGGGCAAGCGGTGGGGAAAAGGCGAGCATACCGTCGAAGAGCCCATCGGCACGCTTACGGCGTCGAAGGACTATGCCTTGGCTTCGGCCAGCCTGATCAGCATCGCCAATTACAATGGCAGCACGCCGGCGGCCGATGCATCCAACCCGCTGTCGACGGTCACGGCATGGCCGCGTGGCGGGCACCACGCCCTTGTGGAGTCTTTTCTGACAAAGTACCACGGCGAGCGAAAAGGCGACGCCTCCGGCCGCTCGTGCAACCCGGCCGAGCCGATCAAGACCTGCGACACACAGAACCGCTTCGGGCTTGTGTCGACGTTCCTCGCCAAGCACTACGGCGGCGTGACCGGGCAGGAGCTTGAAAAGCCTATCGGGACGGTGACGTCGGTCGATCATCACTCGCTGGTGTCGGCGTCGCTGGTCGGGCCAACGCTACAGCCAGCACAATATACCCACAAATGCGAAGCCCAAAGCGGCTTGACGATAGTTTCGGCATCTAGGGCAAAGTGCCGCCGATGCGGACTGTATCCGGAGTCTTGCATCGCCGCCGCGTCGCTTATCGGCGCCGGCGGACCGGCCTACAGCGGCAAGCCCACGGACCCGGCTGAGCCGGTCGGGACGATCATGCCAGAGAATCACAGGGCTTTGGTGTCCGCTTCGCTGGTAGGCGTCGGCGGCCGGGCCGGTCAGTCGCCCGAGCGTGGGGCGGATGATCCGTTACACACCGTCACGGCCAAGGGCGATACTGCCATCGCCGCCGCCTCGCTGGTCAAGCACTACGGCACCAGCCAGCACGGGCAGGACGTGGCCGAGCCGATGCCTGTCATCACCGGCGGGGGCAACCACGTCAGCGAGGTCCGGGCATTCATGGTCAAGTATTACTCCAGCGGCGGGCAGGACCAGTCTCTTGCATCGCCCCTTCACACGCTGACAGACCGCGCGCGGATGGGCTTGGTGGAGGTCAAGGGCATCCTGCATCAGATCGTGGACATCGGCCTGCGGATGCTGGAACCCTGTGAACTGCTCATCGCCCAGTTCGGCCGGTTCGCTAAAGAGTACGTGCTGATGGGCACCAAGGCCCAGCAGGTCGCCGCCATCGGCAACTCCGTCCCGCCCGAACTGGCCGAGGCCATCGTGCGGGCGAACTTTCAGAGCGCCACCGCAGAGAACGCGGAGGTTCAGAAATGATCGTTCACTGCGACCGATGCCATGTACCCTGCCGCACGGGCACGCCGGACCCAAAGGCGCGGCTGCTGATGCTCTCAGAGGGGCCGCACGGGCTTTGCGTCAACTGCGCCGTCACGGACTTCTTCAAGAACGAAAAGTACGGCGTCTCTTTAGAACAGGTGATGCGCGGGTCCGATCTGGACGGGCCGACTGACCCGGCCGCCTGCCCTAAAGCCCTGGCTCTGCCGCATGTCCAAAAGCAATTTTCAGAAGTACTGAGGGTGGGTTGCGCACAGGTCAGCCCTGACGACATCGACTGGCTTGAGATCATCGCTAACTGGCATCTGCCATTTCCAAAGAAGAAAGGCAAAAGATCATGAGGTATGCATCAGGCACCAGCGTCAGCGAGGAAAGGTCGCGGTCGGAGATCCAGTACTGGCTGGAGCGGTTCGGGGCAGACCAGTTCTGCTACGCCAGCGACAAGGTCACCTCCATGGCCCAAATCAGGTTTCGATTCAAGGGCGCCAGCTTCGCCTTCAATCTGCCGCTGGCCACGACGCAGAGCCCCTGCGTCCGCCGCACCAAGGCTGGCAAGCTGCGGACCGACATCCAGGCCGGCGAGGCGATGGTGATCGAAAACAGACGGCGCTGGCGAAGCCTGGCCCTGGCCCTCAAGGCGATGCTGGTCGGCGTTGAGGATGGGATCTTCAACTTCGGCGAGGTCTTCCTGCCGTACATGATTTTCGGCGACGGGAGAACCGTCGGCCAAAGCATGCTACCCCAGATCGAGAAGGTGCTGGCCGAAGGCCGGAGCCTTCCGGCCCTGCCCCCGCTGAACCGCCAACTGGAGGCATCGCGATGAGTTCGAATCCAACCATCCAACCATCCAGCACCCGAGCCTATCCTGTCAGTCCCGATCGGCTGGCCAATGGGATGTGGTGGCAGAAGGCCTGGAGCCTGGTCAGCGGGTGCACGCCCGTCAGCGGCGCCTGCAAAAACTGCTGGGCGGCGTCCGAGAGCCACATGAGGGCCAAGAACCCCAACGCCAAGGTGGCCGCCCGCCACGCGGGAGTGACCAGCCCCGCCGGCGCCTTCAACGGCACGGTGCGGTTCAACGAGGAACTGTTGACCGCGCCGGTCAAGGAGAAGAAGCCCATCGTCTGGTCAGTGTGGACGGACCTCTTTCACCCGGCCGTGCCCTTTGAGTTCCTGGACCGCGTCTGGGACGTCATGTGGTCGACGCCCCGGCATCGGTTTCTCGTGCTGACCAAGCGGCCCGAGCGGATGCTGGAGTTCATTCGAGAGCGGGCCTATCGGCGGGCGTTCGGGCGGACCGATCTCGACCGGCCGGCCTTGGC containing:
- a CDS encoding DNA cytosine methyltransferase translates to MTTLLPGLIDRQTAYDVGADTELIIDNFAGAGGASLGIEKAMGRSVDIAVNHSALMLRMHEVNHPHTRHLCEDVWHVNPLEQTGGRPVGLAWFSPDCKHHSKAKGGVPLEKGIRGLAWVAVRWAIEARPRVIILENVEEFAKWGPLVQKKHPNGRPVWTVDPRTGKKKPHLVADKARAGEYFRAFIAALGDGMLPSLELVDELQEFWGGKAPLFRLMKGCGYKVEFRELVAADYGVPTTRKRFFMIARCDGQPVRWPARTHAPRHKAAAMGLLPWRSAAECIEWSRPCPSIFERKRPLADATMRRIARGIYKYVIAADEPFIVTCNHAGDSGGLRSAAEPMRTVTGARDANGVVSPTLVHCAHGEESASGKRWGKGEHTVEEPIGTLTASKDYALASASLISIANYNGSTPAADASNPLSTVTAWPRGGHHALVESFLTKYHGERKGDASGRSCNPAEPIKTCDTQNRFGLVSTFLAKHYGGVTGQELEKPIGTVTSVDHHSLVSASLVGPTLQPAQYTHKCEAQSGLTIVSASRAKCRRCGLYPESCIAAASLIGAGGPAYSGKPTDPAEPVGTIMPENHRALVSASLVGVGGRAGQSPERGADDPLHTVTAKGDTAIAAASLVKHYGTSQHGQDVAEPMPVITGGGNHVSEVRAFMVKYYSSGGQDQSLASPLHTLTDRARMGLVEVKGILHQIVDIGLRMLEPCELLIAQFGRFAKEYVLMGTKAQQVAAIGNSVPPELAEAIVRANFQSATAENAEVQK